From Paenibacillus sp. PvR098:
GTCATGTTTCCAACTCCTTGATTCATAAAATAAACGTGTACACCCATTCTATAGGAAAAAAAGCTTCCCACGGAAGCTTTTTTTATCCCAATTACTTCTTAATGTCTACGATTTCATATTGTATGACACCTGCAGGTACGTTAACGTCGACAACAGATCCTTTGCGCTTGCCAAGAATGGCTTTGCCAACCGGACTTTCATTGGATATTTTATTCTGGAAAGGGTCCGATTCCGCTGTACCTACAATGGAATACTCCACAATGTCTCCGAATTCGAGATCCTTCAGAATAACGATGGAACCCACATTTACCGTTTCGGTATCGACTTCGTCATTGTTAATGATCCGCGCATTGCGCAGCATTTTCTCCAAAGTAATGACCCGGCCTTCTACGAAAGCCTGCTCATTCTTGGCATCCTCATATTCGGAATTTTCACTGATATCACCATAACCGATTGCCACTTTAATCCGTTCAGCCACCTCGCGGCGCTTGACCGATTTCAAATGTTCCAGTTCTTCCTCAAGCTTTTTCAAACCTTCCTGCGTGAGAATGACTTCTTTTTCGGCCATGCTACTTATCTCCCGTCGTGTGAAAGATTTTCATAATTCGAGCTCCATCGAGTATGAATTCACTAATAATTACTATATGAACGCGCTGACGCTTCATGTCCTTGATGCCCTGCGCTAATCAATTATTGACTGATTATATTTCAAGCCTAACCAAATGTCAATGTACGCCAAACATCCCGTTATCGTCCATTTTCCTTCGGTTTAATGGACCGTAGCAGCACGGTCTTCCAATGATTCGACATAATCATTCAATAGCTGCACCATCGCTTCCCGCTTCGTCTGCTCCATAATGGCATCCTTGATTCGGGCTCCGCCATGAAGACCTTTAAGATACCAAGCCAGATGCTTACGCATTTCTTTGACGGCCACGGATTCTCCCTTTAAAGCGGTTAAACGATCCAAATGCAGAATGGCAATACGAATTTTCTCCTGCGGGCTAGGTTCATCAGGAAGTTCCCCATGGGTCAGATACTGGATCGTACGGTACAGCATCCAGGGATTACCCAAAGCAGCCCGGCCGATCATGACGCCGTCCACACCGGTGTGATCCAGCATTCGCTTGGCATCCTCCGGGGTAAAAACATCCCCGTTCCCGATGACGGGAATCGATACGGCCTCTTTCACCTCTTTGATGATATCCCAGTTGGCGTGACCCGTATACATCTGCACGCGGGTCCGGCCATGTACGGACACCGCTGCGCCTCCACCGTTCTCTACAGCCTTGGCATTCTGCACGGCATAAACATGATCGTCATCCCAACCGATGCGCATTTTCACCGTGAGCGGTTTGCTGACCGCCTTCGATACGGTGGATACCATTTGCTCGATTTTACCGGGATCCAGCAACCATCGTGCCCCTGCGTCACACTTGGTGATTTTAGGAACAGGGCAGCCCATATTGATATCAATAATATCCGCGTTCGTGTTCTGATCGACATATTTCGCAGCTTCCACCAGCGTTTCGGTATCTCCACCGAAAATTTGCAGGCTGAGCGGCTTTTCCCGTTCATCCACGTAAAGCATCTCCAACGTGCGGTGATTGCCGTGCAGGATCGCCTTATCGCTCACCATTTCGGCACATACGAGGCCGGTGCCGAATTCCTTGGCGATTAAGCGAAACGCAGGGTTGCACACCCCCGCCATAGGAGCCAAAACCACTTTGTTTGGTGCGGTTACATTACCTATTGTTAGCATGAGTCTATCTCCTTTCCGGTTGGATTAAGAATAATACGTTTTTACGCCCGCAGAGGAAGACAGCTCTTCCGGTTCGATGCTGAGCGCATCAGATATTTTGCGAATCATTTTTAGATCGGCCTTACGGGTTCCGCGTTCGATGGAGCCGAGTACGGCAATCGATACATCGAGCTTCTGCGCCAATTCGGTCTGCGTAAACCCTTTTAATTTGCGAAAAGCGCGGATGCGCTGCGCTAATGCGTTCTTTTCCACAATCTGACGCCTTCCTTTCCTTCCATCCGCTCAAGCTGCTTGCTCCATTGTTCCACCTGTATCGGATCCCGAAGCGACATCACTTCAATTAGCGGCACAAGCACAAAGGCACGTTCCATCATACGCGGATGCGGCAGGATCAAATCAGGACTGTCTTGCGACCGCTCTCCGAACAGCAGCAAATCCAAATCAATCGTTCGAGGTCCCCATCGAATATCCCGCTTGCGGTTTAATCGCAGCTCAATGTCCAGCATTCGTTCGAACAATCGTTCGGGATCAAGCGTCGTGCTAACTTCCACTACCTGGTTCAAAAATTGGGCTTGGTCCACATACCCGACCGGATCAGTCTCATATAATCCCGATTCCCCGGTTACCCGTACTTCTGCAGATTCCTGCAAAAACCGCACCGCATCCCGTAAATAGCGCTCCCGGTCTCCCATGTTGGAGCCCAGACCGATGTATGCGAATGCAGAAGACCCGGATGTACCTTCATTGCGTGAGTTCATAGAATGGAAGCCCGCTTTCTGTGAATTTCAACCGTCACACCGTCAAAAACAATCGCAAAAGGCGGGTGAGGCTTCACCACACGAACGGTAATTTCATTTATATTAGTATAAGTTTGCAGAAGTTCAGATGCAATATCTTCGGCAAGCGCCTCGATCAACTTGAACGTCTTCTGCTCGACAATTCGTTTGATTAATTCGTATATTTCGGCATAATTCACTGTATCCTCGAGCCGATCAGAGCGCCCGGCTTGATCGAGCGGAAAGTAAAGCTCGGTATCTACATAAAAGCGCTGACCCAACTTGTTTTCTTCAGGAAAGACACCGTGGTTTCCGAAAAAGGACATCCCTTTTAACATCATTTTGTCTGCCATTACCCGTGCCTCCTCTTATGCCGTCATGCGAAGCCCATCGTCCTTTAGCGCTGACGGAGGATCGCATCGGTCATCTCCGCCACCCGCTTCATGGCTTTTACGTCGTGGACCCTCATGATGCGGCAACCCTGAGCAATGCCAAGCGCAACCGTAGCTGCCGTACCCTCGATGACGTCGTCCGGGGGAAGGTTCAGCGTATGACGTATCATGCTTTTGCGGGAGGTTCCGAGCAGTACCGGATACCCTAAAGCTGCAATCCGGTCCAGGTGGTTCATCAGCTGCAGGTTTTGTTCAAGCGATTTGGCAAATCCGATGCCCGGGTCCAAAATAATTTGTTCATCACGGATTCCTGCCGCATGCGCTCTTTCGACCGTCAGCTGCAGGTCTTCCAAGACGTCTTGGATAAAGTTAGCATACTCCGCTTCAGTGCGATTATGCATCAGGACGATCGGACACCCGTATCGGACGGACACTTCAGCCATCGCAGCATCCCTTTGCAGGCCCCAAATATCGTTGATGAGGTTGGCCCCCGCTTCCAAAGCTTGTCTCGCTGTTTCCGCTTTATAGGTATCAACGGAAATCGGTGCCGTGATGCCCGCTTGTCTCAACACTTCAATTACCGGGATCACACGCCGCAGCTCCTCTTCCAAAGGTACAGGCGCAAACCCGGGCCGAGTGGACTCCCCGCCGATATCGAGGATGTCCGCGCCTTCCTGCAGCATAAGCTCCGCACGAGCAACCGCTGAGGCCGGATCAATGTAGCGCCCGCCATCGGAGAACGAGTCGGGAGTGACGTTCAGTATTCCCATAATCAATGTACGATCGTTCAGTTGGCTGCAGATGCTCCCCAACTGAAGCTCATCATTATTACGCACGATCATTCCTCCTTGCCGCCGCTGCTCTATAAGCCTGAAGCAATCGCATTGTCGTTGGCCCTACCGATCCGGAGCCTATACGTTGGGCCTTGCCGGTTTCATCGAACAATGTCGTGATGGGAACGAGCTCCTGTATGGAATTCGTTACGAAAACCTCATCGGCTTCAAGCAGATCGTCCCAGTCGTATAGGCCTTCCGACACGTTCAATCCTTCGCTTTCCGCTGCAGAGATAACATACCTTCTCGTGACCCCGGGCAACAGTCCGGTTTCCACTGCAGGTGTGTACATCGACCCTTGACGTAGGAAAAATACATTACTCACAATGCCTTCGCACAGATGGCCCCCCGCATCCAGAAATAATCCTTCTGCCCCGGCAGCCCAAGGGTAGCGTTTCATTTCTTTTTTGGCCAGAATGTTGTTCATATAATGTAGCGACTTTAACCTGACCGTTCCTTCCGGCGTACTGCGGCGCAGCTTGAGAAGCTGCAGCGCTTTCCCTTCACGATAGACGACAGAATCCATTGGAGGCAGAGACTTCACATAAAGCACTTCGACCGGCTTCTCATAGGAACCCGCCGGCAAACCTAGCACATTAACCCCGGCCGTAACCGTCAATCGAAAATAAGCATCGTGGAGACGGTTCAATTCCAACAGACGGCCAATCCTCCGCTTCAATGCCTCCAGATCCGGCTGGCAGACCATGTCGAGTTCCCTGCAACCGGACGCCAAACGCTCCAAGTGCCATTCCAGCAAAAAAGGTTGCCCCCCGTACGTTCGAAATGTTTCAAACAAACCCATCCCGTAAAGAAAGCCATGGTCGTATACGGAGACCACAGCC
This genomic window contains:
- the greA gene encoding transcription elongation factor GreA, yielding MAEKEVILTQEGLKKLEEELEHLKSVKRREVAERIKVAIGYGDISENSEYEDAKNEQAFVEGRVITLEKMLRNARIINNDEVDTETVNVGSIVILKDLEFGDIVEYSIVGTAESDPFQNKISNESPVGKAILGKRKGSVVDVNVPAGVIQYEIVDIKK
- the dusB gene encoding tRNA dihydrouridine synthase DusB, which encodes MLTIGNVTAPNKVVLAPMAGVCNPAFRLIAKEFGTGLVCAEMVSDKAILHGNHRTLEMLYVDEREKPLSLQIFGGDTETLVEAAKYVDQNTNADIIDINMGCPVPKITKCDAGARWLLDPGKIEQMVSTVSKAVSKPLTVKMRIGWDDDHVYAVQNAKAVENGGGAAVSVHGRTRVQMYTGHANWDIIKEVKEAVSIPVIGNGDVFTPEDAKRMLDHTGVDGVMIGRAALGNPWMLYRTIQYLTHGELPDEPSPQEKIRIAILHLDRLTALKGESVAVKEMRKHLAWYLKGLHGGARIKDAIMEQTKREAMVQLLNDYVESLEDRAATVH
- a CDS encoding helix-turn-helix transcriptional regulator, with protein sequence MEKNALAQRIRAFRKLKGFTQTELAQKLDVSIAVLGSIERGTRKADLKMIRKISDALSIEPEELSSSAGVKTYYS
- the folK gene encoding 2-amino-4-hydroxy-6-hydroxymethyldihydropteridine diphosphokinase; this encodes MNSRNEGTSGSSAFAYIGLGSNMGDRERYLRDAVRFLQESAEVRVTGESGLYETDPVGYVDQAQFLNQVVEVSTTLDPERLFERMLDIELRLNRKRDIRWGPRTIDLDLLLFGERSQDSPDLILPHPRMMERAFVLVPLIEVMSLRDPIQVEQWSKQLERMEGKEGVRLWKRTH
- the folB gene encoding dihydroneopterin aldolase → MADKMMLKGMSFFGNHGVFPEENKLGQRFYVDTELYFPLDQAGRSDRLEDTVNYAEIYELIKRIVEQKTFKLIEALAEDIASELLQTYTNINEITVRVVKPHPPFAIVFDGVTVEIHRKRASIL
- the folP gene encoding dihydropteroate synthase, giving the protein MGILNVTPDSFSDGGRYIDPASAVARAELMLQEGADILDIGGESTRPGFAPVPLEEELRRVIPVIEVLRQAGITAPISVDTYKAETARQALEAGANLINDIWGLQRDAAMAEVSVRYGCPIVLMHNRTEAEYANFIQDVLEDLQLTVERAHAAGIRDEQIILDPGIGFAKSLEQNLQLMNHLDRIAALGYPVLLGTSRKSMIRHTLNLPPDDVIEGTAATVALGIAQGCRIMRVHDVKAMKRVAEMTDAILRQR
- the pabC gene encoding aminodeoxychorismate lyase; translated protein: MIIDVNGNCIEENQAVVSVYDHGFLYGMGLFETFRTYGGQPFLLEWHLERLASGCRELDMVCQPDLEALKRRIGRLLELNRLHDAYFRLTVTAGVNVLGLPAGSYEKPVEVLYVKSLPPMDSVVYREGKALQLLKLRRSTPEGTVRLKSLHYMNNILAKKEMKRYPWAAGAEGLFLDAGGHLCEGIVSNVFFLRQGSMYTPAVETGLLPGVTRRYVISAAESEGLNVSEGLYDWDDLLEADEVFVTNSIQELVPITTLFDETGKAQRIGSGSVGPTTMRLLQAYRAAAARRNDRA